From the Roseibium salinum genome, one window contains:
- the pheT gene encoding phenylalanine--tRNA ligase subunit beta, translating into MKFTLSWLKEHLETDAGLDEIVERLTMIGLEVEEVTNRADRLKPFRIAKVLEAEPHPNADRLRVLKVDSGEGEPLQIVCGAPNARAGLVGVLGKPGDYIPGLDVTLSVGKIRDVESFGMMCSERELELSDEHAGIIDLPADAPVGMNYAEWAGLDEAVIEIGLTPNRPDCTGIHGIARDLAAAGLGKLKERSHEQIRGSYSCPVAVKLDFGDTKPMCKAFGLRMVKGVKNGPSPKWLQDRLVAIGLRPINTLVDITNYITFDQGRPLHVFDADKVKGDLVVRRGRKGETLDGLNGKTYEVDETICVIADENGVESLGGILGGEPSGCTAETVNVLIESALWDEDDIAATGRKLGVNTDARYRFERGVDPNYMMPGLEYATRMVLVLCGGEPSEAIQAGTIPDSTNIIDFPYAEIKRLSGVDVTPAEANVTLKSLGFWISGSGDTIRVAAPSWRPDIEGKADLVEEVVRILGLDRVPDTPLPRLGTVGRKVLTTSQIRRNKARRALAVRGFNEAVTWSFISKDEAELFGGGSKALELANPISSEMSDMRPSLLPGLLLAAQRNADRGYGDVALFEIGQIFEDDTLEGQKMVAAGVRRGTAKPQGAGRHWSGSSGNVDAFDAKADAEAALAAIGAPVDKLQAYADAPGTFHPGRSGSLKLGPKNTLAIFGEIHPRTLAALDIEGPLIAFEVYLDALPQPKGKGGRSRGALNVSDLMPVRRDFAFLVGKDVSAETLLRAARGAEKTLITDVNLFDIYEGKGVPEDQKSVAIDVVLQPRQKTLTDEEIDAVARKIIANVEKSTGGVLRG; encoded by the coding sequence ATGAAATTCACGCTTTCCTGGCTCAAGGAGCACCTGGAGACCGACGCCGGCCTGGACGAGATCGTCGAGCGCCTGACGATGATCGGCCTGGAGGTTGAGGAAGTCACGAACCGCGCCGATCGCCTTAAACCTTTCAGGATCGCGAAGGTCCTGGAGGCCGAGCCGCATCCGAATGCGGACCGCCTGCGGGTCTTGAAAGTCGACAGCGGCGAAGGCGAACCGCTCCAGATCGTCTGCGGCGCGCCCAATGCCCGCGCCGGCCTCGTCGGTGTGCTCGGCAAGCCGGGCGACTATATTCCGGGGCTCGACGTCACCCTTTCCGTCGGCAAGATCCGCGACGTGGAAAGCTTCGGCATGATGTGTTCGGAGCGCGAGCTGGAGCTCTCCGACGAGCATGCCGGCATCATCGACCTGCCCGCGGATGCGCCGGTCGGCATGAACTATGCCGAATGGGCGGGGCTGGACGAAGCGGTGATCGAGATCGGCCTCACGCCGAACCGCCCGGACTGCACGGGCATCCACGGCATTGCGCGGGACCTGGCCGCCGCCGGACTCGGCAAGCTGAAGGAACGCTCGCACGAACAGATCCGCGGCAGCTATTCCTGTCCCGTCGCCGTCAAGCTGGACTTCGGCGACACCAAACCGATGTGCAAGGCCTTCGGCCTGCGCATGGTCAAGGGCGTGAAGAACGGCCCGTCGCCGAAATGGCTGCAGGACCGCCTTGTCGCCATCGGCCTCAGGCCCATCAACACGCTTGTGGACATCACCAACTACATCACTTTCGACCAGGGCCGTCCGCTGCACGTCTTCGACGCGGACAAGGTCAAGGGCGATCTCGTCGTGCGGCGCGGCCGCAAGGGCGAGACGCTCGACGGCCTCAACGGCAAGACTTATGAAGTCGACGAGACCATCTGCGTGATCGCCGACGAAAACGGCGTCGAAAGCCTCGGCGGCATCCTCGGCGGCGAGCCGTCCGGCTGCACCGCAGAGACCGTCAACGTGCTGATCGAATCCGCGCTTTGGGATGAGGACGACATTGCCGCCACCGGGCGCAAGCTGGGCGTCAATACCGATGCCCGTTACCGGTTCGAGCGCGGTGTCGACCCGAACTACATGATGCCGGGCCTCGAATATGCGACCCGCATGGTATTGGTCCTGTGCGGCGGCGAGCCGTCGGAGGCGATCCAGGCCGGCACGATTCCGGACAGCACCAACATCATCGATTTCCCCTATGCGGAAATCAAACGCCTTTCGGGTGTCGATGTCACGCCGGCGGAAGCCAATGTCACGCTGAAATCCCTCGGCTTCTGGATTTCCGGTTCGGGCGACACCATCAGGGTCGCCGCGCCGAGCTGGCGTCCGGACATCGAGGGCAAGGCGGACCTCGTCGAAGAAGTCGTGCGCATCCTCGGCCTCGACCGGGTTCCCGACACGCCGCTGCCGCGTCTGGGCACCGTGGGACGGAAAGTCCTCACCACGAGCCAGATCCGCCGCAACAAGGCGCGCCGGGCCCTGGCCGTGCGCGGCTTCAACGAAGCGGTCACCTGGTCGTTCATCTCCAAGGACGAGGCTGAACTCTTCGGCGGCGGAAGCAAGGCGCTGGAGCTCGCAAATCCGATCTCCAGCGAAATGTCCGACATGCGCCCGAGCCTGCTGCCGGGCCTGCTCCTGGCCGCACAGCGCAATGCCGACCGCGGGTACGGCGATGTCGCCCTGTTCGAGATCGGCCAGATCTTCGAAGACGACACGCTCGAAGGCCAGAAGATGGTTGCCGCCGGCGTGCGCCGTGGTACCGCGAAGCCTCAGGGCGCCGGCCGTCACTGGTCGGGGAGTTCGGGCAATGTGGATGCATTCGACGCCAAGGCCGACGCGGAAGCGGCCCTTGCGGCCATCGGTGCGCCGGTCGACAAGCTGCAGGCCTATGCCGACGCACCCGGAACCTTCCACCCGGGCCGTTCGGGCAGCCTGAAGCTCGGGCCCAAGAACACGCTGGCCATCTTTGGCGAGATCCACCCGCGCACGCTTGCGGCCCTCGACATCGAAGGCCCGCTGATCGCGTTCGAGGTCTACCTCGACGCCCTGCCGCAGCCGAAAGGCAAGGGCGGCCGGTCCAGGGGCGCGTTGAACGTGAGCGACCTGATGCCGGTGCGCCGCGACTTCGCCTTCCTGGTCGGAAAGGACGTGAGCGCGGAAACGCTGCTGAGGGCAGCACGCGGGGCGGAGAAGACCCTGATCACCGACGTCAACCTGTTCGATATCTACGAAGGCAAGGGCGTTCCGGAGGATCAGAAATCGGTCGCCATCGACGTGGTCCTCCAGCCGCGCCAGAAGACCCTGACCGACGAGGAAATCGACGCGGTTGCCAGGAAGATCATCGCCAATGTCGAAAAATCGACCGGTGGTGTCTTGAGAGGCTGA
- a CDS encoding nucleotidyltransferase family protein gives MTDHALSPAPCPRLGDPYAASETDRIARLEEILLTVPHVMRILEAIRSMDLPDAWLVSGGIYQTVWNVMTGRPHFHGMKDFDVIYFAGTDLSYEAEDAVITRVNALLPDLASLLEVRNQARVHLWYEQRFGRPYRPLDCSMDSLTTYAARTHAVAARLDRQGRLVVNAPFGLANLFGMRLVPNYGQPNRETYVEKARRMKALWPELEIVDWAEERGPDVL, from the coding sequence ATGACCGATCATGCGCTCTCGCCCGCCCCCTGCCCCCGGCTTGGCGACCCTTATGCCGCCTCCGAGACGGACCGGATCGCGCGGCTTGAGGAAATCCTCCTGACGGTTCCGCACGTGATGCGGATCCTTGAGGCCATCAGGTCCATGGACCTACCCGACGCCTGGCTCGTCTCCGGCGGCATCTATCAGACGGTCTGGAACGTGATGACCGGCCGGCCGCACTTTCACGGCATGAAGGACTTCGACGTCATCTATTTCGCCGGCACGGACCTTTCCTACGAGGCGGAGGATGCGGTCATCACGCGCGTCAATGCACTGCTGCCGGATCTTGCCAGCCTCCTGGAAGTGCGCAATCAGGCGCGTGTCCACCTGTGGTACGAACAGCGCTTCGGCCGGCCCTATCGGCCGCTGGATTGTTCCATGGATAGCTTGACGACCTATGCCGCCCGCACCCATGCGGTCGCCGCCCGGCTGGACCGGCAGGGCAGACTTGTCGTCAATGCGCCGTTCGGCCTGGCCAATCTTTTTGGCATGCGGCTTGTGCCTAATTACGGGCAGCCGAACAGGGAAACCTACGTGGAGAAGGCCAGGCGCATGAAGGCGCTGTGGCCGGAACTGGAGATCGTCGACTGGGCGGAAGAGCGCGGCCCGGACGTGCTGTAA
- the pabB gene encoding aminodeoxychorismate synthase component I: MTKGTVSPGTVLLLDLLKQRSALLFEAPGEIVTCSKLADVPHCLARLEAAQAEGRYAAGFLAYELGFAFEPKLEKRFDETGEPLLWFGLYDEAEELELEEARALLAAASGSDSAFVTKPAFDMDRSSYGSAFEQVRDHLAKGDIYQVNLTMRARLRHHGAPERLFLDLMRRQPVEYAAFISLEDRSVLSLSPELFVERQGSLLRTRPMKGTAPRGRYASEDNLIARDLASDPKQRSENTMIVDLMRNDLSRIAETGSVRVTKLCAVECYQSVHQMTSTVEARLPATVGFAAIIENLFPCGSITGAPKLSAMQIADDLESGPRGVYTGSIGYLAPGGDFRFNVAIRTLVLRNDGSGEAGTGSGVVFDSGAAPEYDECILKLKFMSEETPDFDLIETMAFDPQEGYLLLERHMQRLQASAAYFGFRFDAAAVRSALQLRAKGFHAPQRVRLLLSADGDLSITMTDLPPAGQRAVFNLALADEPVHTSNRFLYHKTTNRAFLDDTRTRYQAETGSQEVLFRNEHGFLTEGSYMTLFIRKDGRLLTPALKHGLLPGTLRAGLLERGLAFEADLTPADLDSGEEIFVGNSVRGLVRARLVASDTRLEDAGDLSAIEERREAG; this comes from the coding sequence ATGACGAAAGGCACCGTCAGCCCTGGAACGGTCCTGCTGCTGGACCTCCTCAAGCAGCGCTCGGCGCTGTTGTTCGAGGCGCCCGGCGAGATCGTCACCTGTTCAAAGCTCGCCGATGTGCCGCACTGTCTGGCTCGGCTGGAGGCCGCGCAGGCGGAGGGCCGCTATGCGGCCGGTTTCCTGGCCTATGAACTCGGCTTTGCCTTCGAGCCGAAGCTCGAAAAGCGCTTTGACGAAACCGGTGAGCCGCTGCTCTGGTTCGGACTTTATGATGAGGCCGAGGAACTGGAGCTGGAAGAGGCGAGGGCTCTGCTTGCGGCAGCTTCAGGCAGCGACAGCGCTTTCGTCACGAAGCCCGCCTTCGACATGGACCGGTCGTCCTACGGCTCGGCTTTCGAACAGGTGCGTGATCATCTGGCCAAAGGCGACATCTACCAGGTCAACCTGACCATGCGGGCGCGGCTGCGGCATCACGGTGCGCCGGAACGCCTGTTCCTGGATCTGATGCGCCGCCAGCCGGTCGAATATGCCGCCTTCATTTCCCTGGAAGACCGGTCGGTCCTGTCGCTGTCGCCGGAACTGTTTGTGGAGCGGCAAGGCAGTCTGCTGCGCACCCGGCCGATGAAAGGCACGGCCCCGCGCGGCCGCTACGCCTCGGAAGACAACCTGATCGCCCGTGACCTGGCCAGCGACCCCAAGCAGCGCTCCGAAAACACCATGATCGTCGACCTGATGCGCAACGATCTTTCGCGCATTGCCGAGACGGGCTCGGTCAGGGTGACGAAGCTCTGCGCGGTCGAGTGCTATCAGAGCGTGCACCAGATGACCTCGACCGTCGAAGCCCGGCTTCCCGCCACGGTCGGCTTTGCCGCGATCATCGAGAACCTGTTCCCCTGCGGCTCCATCACCGGGGCGCCGAAGCTGAGCGCCATGCAGATCGCCGACGACCTGGAAAGCGGACCGCGCGGCGTCTATACCGGCTCCATCGGCTATCTGGCTCCCGGAGGGGACTTCCGTTTCAACGTCGCCATCCGCACGCTGGTGCTGCGCAATGACGGCTCGGGCGAGGCCGGCACGGGCTCAGGCGTCGTGTTCGATTCCGGCGCAGCGCCCGAATATGACGAATGCATCCTGAAGCTGAAATTCATGAGCGAGGAGACGCCGGACTTCGATCTCATCGAGACCATGGCCTTCGACCCGCAAGAGGGCTATCTGCTGCTGGAGCGGCACATGCAGCGCCTGCAGGCCTCGGCCGCCTATTTCGGCTTCCGGTTCGACGCGGCGGCGGTGCGCTCCGCCCTGCAGCTGCGCGCCAAGGGTTTTCATGCCCCGCAGCGCGTGCGCCTGCTCCTGAGTGCGGATGGCGATCTCTCCATCACCATGACGGACCTGCCCCCGGCCGGTCAGCGCGCGGTCTTCAACCTGGCTCTCGCCGACGAGCCGGTGCACACCTCCAACCGCTTTCTCTATCACAAGACCACCAACCGCGCGTTCCTGGACGACACGCGCACGCGCTATCAGGCCGAAACCGGATCCCAGGAGGTCCTGTTCCGGAACGAGCACGGCTTTCTGACCGAAGGCAGCTACATGACGCTGTTCATCAGGAAGGACGGCCGGCTGCTGACCCCGGCGCTGAAGCACGGCTTGCTGCCGGGCACCTTGCGCGCCGGGCTCCTGGAGCGCGGCCTAGCCTTTGAGGCCGACCTGACCCCTGCTGATCTGGACTCCGGTGAGGAAATCTTTGTCGGCAATTCCGTTCGCGGCCTGGTCCGCGCGCGCCTGGTTGCAAGCGATACGCGGCTGGAGGATGCCGGCGATCTCTCGGCAATCGAGGAAAGACGTGAGGCCGGCTAG
- the msrA gene encoding peptide-methionine (S)-S-oxide reductase MsrA — translation MSFMTMLTKKFKLPSEDEALPGRDAAITPTEPHFVNGRSLTGPYPANTKSVLFGMGCFWGAERLFWQLPGVHVTAVGYAGGHTPNPTYHETCTGRTGHTEAVLVVYDPDQIAFADLLKVFWESHDPTQGMRQGNDTGTQYRSAIYVSSAEDLEVAERSRDAYQHALKQAGKTASITTEIRQLDTFYFAEDYHQQYLAKNPAGYCGIGGTGVACPTGLGQSA, via the coding sequence ATGTCGTTCATGACCATGCTGACCAAGAAATTCAAACTGCCGTCCGAGGATGAAGCCCTGCCGGGCCGGGACGCGGCGATCACGCCCACGGAGCCTCATTTCGTCAACGGCCGTTCGCTCACCGGTCCCTATCCGGCGAACACGAAATCGGTCCTGTTCGGCATGGGCTGTTTCTGGGGGGCCGAAAGGTTGTTCTGGCAGTTGCCCGGCGTCCATGTCACCGCCGTCGGCTATGCAGGCGGGCACACGCCCAATCCCACCTATCACGAGACCTGCACGGGGCGCACCGGCCATACGGAGGCCGTGCTGGTGGTCTACGACCCCGACCAAATCGCGTTTGCCGATCTTCTGAAGGTTTTCTGGGAAAGCCACGACCCGACCCAGGGCATGCGCCAGGGCAACGACACCGGCACGCAATACCGCTCGGCGATCTATGTGAGCTCGGCTGAGGATCTGGAGGTGGCGGAACGGTCGAGGGACGCCTATCAGCACGCGCTGAAACAGGCGGGCAAGACGGCTTCGATCACCACCGAAATCCGCCAGCTGGATACCTTCTATTTTGCCGAGGATTATCACCAGCAGTATCTGGCCAAGAACCCGGCCGGCTATTGCGGCATCGGCGGCACGGGCGTTGCCTGTCCCACCGGCCTCGGGCAGAGCGCTTAG
- a CDS encoding SMI1/KNR4 family protein, whose product MAIDPNDFWRENHDNNPPLTDTMIAAAEQRLGVRLPAAYLALLRIQNGGYTKRFECPMAMPTSWASDCIPLFELSGIGSPDEPTAIHNIYNRDYMTREWGLPESQILLSGEGHWWITLDYRSSPDPSVTWIDVEVRQDVVAAKTFADFLERLRPERNAAP is encoded by the coding sequence ATGGCCATCGATCCCAACGATTTCTGGCGAGAAAATCACGACAACAATCCGCCCCTTACGGACACAATGATCGCCGCCGCCGAGCAGCGGCTTGGGGTCCGGCTGCCGGCCGCGTATCTCGCCCTGCTGCGTATCCAGAATGGTGGCTACACCAAGCGATTTGAGTGTCCCATGGCCATGCCCACGAGTTGGGCATCCGACTGTATTCCCCTGTTCGAATTGAGTGGAATCGGCTCTCCCGACGAACCGACCGCCATCCACAACATTTACAATCGTGATTACATGACCCGCGAATGGGGCCTGCCGGAAAGTCAGATCCTGCTGTCGGGCGAGGGGCATTGGTGGATCACGCTCGACTATCGCAGCAGTCCGGATCCGTCCGTGACCTGGATCGACGTCGAAGTCCGTCAGGATGTCGTCGCGGCAAAAACCTTCGCCGATTTCCTCGAACGTCTGAGGCCGGAACGGAATGCGGCGCCATAG
- a CDS encoding Hsp70 family protein, which translates to MPLTIGLDFGTSNTVAVSANGLSATEPVSFADGNETFTSLATVLSFLDRGPAKRPHPEVGPWAIRQFLESYGDVRFIQSLKSFAASGAFKGTGIYGVRFGFEDLMAAFLRCAFEHAGTVFDPSSVRLVVGRPVAFAGYSPDDDLAMARYRTAFQKLGFEDILFVMEPVGAAFSYAQSLDKDTTILVADLGGGTTDYSLMRFETRGGHLSATPLGRGGIGIAGDTFDYRIIDNVVLPKLGKGSMYKSMGKVLEIPPNLFANFARWHMLSIFKTSDDFKELKKLLRWCLEPEKIELFIDLVDEDQGYPLYKSVSETKARLSSQDEAELAFAPLGADFKVAVARRDFEDWIAPDLQKMDNALDETLQSAGLAEKDIDRVFMTGGTSFVPAVRRQFADRFGHERISGGNELTSVANGLALIGVREDAAEWTVSA; encoded by the coding sequence ATGCCGCTGACGATCGGACTTGATTTCGGGACGTCAAACACCGTCGCCGTCTCGGCAAACGGCCTTTCCGCCACCGAACCCGTTTCATTCGCCGACGGCAACGAGACCTTCACGTCGCTTGCCACGGTGCTCAGCTTTCTGGACCGGGGGCCGGCGAAGCGGCCGCATCCGGAGGTAGGCCCCTGGGCGATCCGGCAGTTCCTGGAGAGTTACGGCGATGTCCGTTTCATCCAGTCGCTGAAAAGTTTTGCGGCGAGCGGCGCCTTCAAGGGAACCGGGATCTACGGCGTCCGCTTTGGTTTCGAAGACCTGATGGCTGCCTTCCTGCGATGCGCCTTCGAGCACGCGGGCACGGTGTTCGATCCGTCGTCGGTCCGCCTCGTCGTCGGCCGGCCGGTGGCGTTCGCCGGGTACAGTCCGGATGACGATCTTGCCATGGCCCGCTACCGGACGGCGTTTCAAAAGCTCGGCTTCGAGGACATCCTTTTCGTCATGGAGCCGGTGGGTGCCGCGTTTTCCTATGCGCAGTCGCTGGACAAGGACACGACCATTCTGGTGGCGGATCTCGGCGGCGGCACGACCGACTATTCCCTGATGCGCTTTGAAACCCGGGGCGGTCACCTCTCGGCAACGCCGCTCGGCCGCGGCGGCATCGGCATTGCCGGCGACACGTTCGACTATCGCATCATCGACAATGTAGTGCTGCCGAAGCTCGGCAAGGGCTCCATGTACAAGAGCATGGGCAAGGTGCTGGAAATCCCGCCCAATCTGTTTGCCAATTTCGCCCGCTGGCACATGCTGTCCATCTTCAAGACCTCCGACGATTTCAAGGAACTGAAGAAGCTGCTGCGCTGGTGCCTGGAACCGGAGAAGATCGAACTCTTCATCGACCTGGTCGATGAAGACCAGGGCTATCCGCTCTATAAGTCGGTCTCGGAGACGAAGGCCCGTCTGTCCTCGCAGGACGAAGCGGAACTCGCGTTCGCGCCGCTCGGAGCCGATTTCAAGGTGGCGGTCGCGCGGCGGGATTTTGAAGACTGGATTGCGCCGGATCTCCAGAAGATGGACAACGCGCTGGACGAGACGCTGCAGTCTGCCGGACTGGCGGAAAAGGACATCGACCGGGTGTTCATGACCGGCGGCACGTCCTTCGTTCCCGCGGTCCGCAGGCAGTTTGCCGACCGGTTCGGCCATGAGCGGATTTCCGGCGGCAACGAACTGACCTCGGTTGCGAACGGCCTGGCGTTGATCGGGGTGCGGGAAGACGCCGCCGAGTGGACCGTCTCGGCCTGA
- a CDS encoding DUF1905 domain-containing protein, producing MLDRLEFRAELWLSAGPGGWTFVTLPAGCADQIRFYLGSGKRRGWGMIRVRARIGSSEWDTTIWPDKPSGSFLLPVKAAVRRSQKIASGDNAEVSLTLLEEPGC from the coding sequence GTGCTCGACCGACTGGAGTTCCGCGCAGAATTGTGGCTGTCGGCCGGCCCGGGCGGCTGGACCTTCGTGACGCTACCGGCCGGATGCGCCGACCAGATCCGCTTTTATCTCGGCAGCGGCAAGCGCCGGGGCTGGGGCATGATCAGGGTCAGGGCGCGGATCGGCTCAAGCGAATGGGACACGACCATCTGGCCGGACAAGCCGTCCGGATCGTTTCTCCTGCCCGTCAAGGCGGCAGTCCGCAGATCGCAAAAGATCGCGTCCGGCGACAACGCCGAAGTATCTCTCACGCTGCTTGAGGAGCCCGGCTGTTAG
- a CDS encoding glycine cleavage system protein R, with the protein MQTHLVFTVIAKDRPGLVERIAEIIAELGGNWIESSMARLGGEFAGIVRIGIAGERSDELIAELQALAADGIDITLRSDVMGPQELEGVFAHLDLVSQDHPGILRDITRVLSDRGVSIEHLETEVAPGSMQGEALFKASADLRLPPVSPPPR; encoded by the coding sequence ATGCAGACTCATCTCGTTTTCACGGTTATTGCCAAGGACCGGCCGGGGCTCGTCGAGCGAATCGCGGAGATCATCGCGGAGTTGGGCGGCAACTGGATCGAAAGCTCGATGGCCCGCCTCGGCGGCGAATTCGCGGGCATCGTGCGCATCGGCATTGCCGGAGAACGGTCGGACGAGCTGATTGCCGAACTCCAGGCGCTTGCGGCCGACGGCATCGACATCACGCTGCGCTCCGACGTCATGGGCCCGCAGGAGCTGGAAGGCGTCTTCGCCCATCTCGATCTTGTGTCCCAGGACCATCCGGGCATCCTGCGCGACATTACCCGCGTCCTGAGCGACCGGGGCGTCAGCATCGAGCATCTTGAAACGGAAGTCGCCCCCGGCTCCATGCAGGGCGAGGCTCTGTTCAAGGCGTCAGCGGACCTGCGCCTTCCCCCGGTCTCGCCCCCGCCGCGCTGA
- a CDS encoding DUF6732 family protein, whose amino-acid sequence MIHRTILAGLAAAVLPTSAYAHGGHLGELAGHSHWVGVAALAGSALVAGIIALKDRKRNKEDEAPEARADDEETAAEAGR is encoded by the coding sequence ATGATCCACCGCACCATCCTTGCCGGCCTTGCCGCCGCCGTCCTGCCCACATCCGCCTACGCCCATGGCGGCCATCTGGGTGAGCTTGCCGGCCATTCCCACTGGGTCGGCGTTGCAGCCCTTGCCGGCTCCGCCCTGGTTGCCGGCATCATCGCGCTGAAAGACAGGAAGCGTAACAAGGAAGACGAGGCTCCGGAGGCCCGTGCGGACGACGAAGAGACGGCCGCAGAGGCCGGCCGATGA
- a CDS encoding sirohydrochlorin chelatase produces MSEKLGLMICGHGSRNKGAVKQFAQLADGLKARFPDWPVEYGYLEFANPVIHDGLNSLREQGCTRVLAVPGMLFAAGHAKNDIPSVLNTYQAMHPEMEISYGRELAVDTRMMKAAAARIQEAIDAADSDVPLHETLLMVVGRGASDPDANSNVSKVTRMLWEGFGFGWAETCYSGVTFPLVGPGLEHAAKLGYKRVIVFPYFLFTGVLVQRIYSTTDEIAAQHPDIEFLKAGYLNDHPQVIDTMVDRVQEILQGANLMNCQMCKYREQVLGFEAEVGQAQESHHHHVEGLGAEAECRLCDEICTGACEKQVQAGGHHHHDHGHHHDHGHHHHGDHDHHHDHGHGHSHDDGHHHHPYPHADHPHGPKSLIREG; encoded by the coding sequence ATGAGCGAGAAACTCGGTCTGATGATCTGCGGCCACGGCAGCCGCAACAAGGGCGCAGTCAAGCAGTTTGCACAACTGGCGGACGGCCTGAAGGCGCGCTTCCCGGACTGGCCCGTGGAATACGGCTATCTGGAATTCGCCAATCCGGTCATCCATGACGGGCTGAACAGCCTGCGGGAACAGGGCTGCACCCGTGTGCTGGCCGTGCCGGGCATGCTGTTTGCCGCCGGCCATGCCAAGAACGACATTCCGTCCGTGCTCAACACGTACCAGGCGATGCACCCGGAGATGGAAATCTCCTACGGGCGCGAGCTTGCGGTCGACACGCGCATGATGAAGGCCGCCGCCGCGCGCATTCAGGAAGCGATCGACGCCGCGGACAGCGATGTGCCCTTGCACGAGACCCTGCTGATGGTGGTCGGGCGCGGGGCGTCCGATCCCGACGCCAATTCCAACGTTTCCAAGGTCACGCGGATGCTGTGGGAAGGCTTCGGCTTCGGCTGGGCGGAAACCTGCTATTCGGGCGTCACCTTCCCGCTTGTCGGCCCGGGCCTGGAGCACGCTGCAAAGCTGGGCTACAAGCGGGTGATCGTCTTCCCGTATTTCCTCTTCACAGGCGTTCTGGTGCAGCGGATCTACTCGACCACCGACGAGATCGCCGCGCAGCATCCGGACATCGAATTCCTCAAGGCCGGTTACCTGAACGACCATCCCCAGGTCATCGACACGATGGTCGACCGCGTGCAGGAGATCCTGCAGGGCGCCAACCTGATGAACTGCCAGATGTGCAAGTACCGCGAGCAGGTGCTCGGCTTCGAGGCGGAAGTCGGCCAGGCGCAGGAAAGCCATCACCACCACGTGGAAGGCCTGGGCGCGGAAGCCGAATGCCGGCTGTGCGACGAAATCTGCACCGGCGCCTGCGAGAAACAGGTGCAGGCCGGCGGCCATCACCATCATGATCACGGGCACCACCATGATCATGGGCATCACCACCACGGTGATCATGATCATCATCACGATCACGGGCATGGTCATTCCCATGATGACGGGCACCATCACCATCCCTATCCGCATGCGGATCACCCGCACGGACCGAAGTCGCTGATCCGGGAAGGGTAA
- a CDS encoding precorrin-8X methylmutase — MPLSYSYEKDPAAIYRQSFSIVRSEAELSRLPEALHPVAVRLIHACGMTDLPQDLAWSDGVVEAARGAFQEGAPVFCDVEMVVHGIIRSRLPQACDVVCTLNDPSVPALAQRLGTTRSAAAVELWRERLEGAIVAIGNAPTALFHLLEMIAAGGPKPALVLGFPVGFVGAAESKDALAENPFGVPYLAVKGRRGGSAMAAAAVNALAAGLPEEA, encoded by the coding sequence ATGCCCCTCAGCTATTCCTACGAGAAGGACCCGGCGGCGATCTACCGCCAGTCCTTTTCCATTGTCCGCTCGGAAGCCGAGCTGTCCCGCCTGCCGGAGGCCCTGCATCCGGTCGCGGTGCGCCTGATCCATGCCTGCGGCATGACCGATCTGCCGCAGGACCTTGCCTGGTCGGACGGTGTGGTTGAGGCTGCCCGCGGGGCGTTTCAAGAAGGCGCCCCGGTCTTCTGCGACGTGGAAATGGTGGTTCACGGCATCATCCGCTCACGCCTGCCGCAGGCGTGCGACGTGGTCTGCACCCTCAATGACCCTTCCGTTCCCGCGCTTGCGCAGCGGCTCGGCACGACCCGTTCGGCCGCTGCGGTGGAGCTGTGGCGCGAGCGGCTGGAGGGCGCGATCGTCGCCATCGGCAATGCGCCGACCGCGCTCTTCCATCTCTTGGAAATGATTGCGGCGGGTGGGCCGAAACCGGCACTCGTCCTGGGATTTCCCGTCGGCTTTGTCGGTGCGGCCGAATCGAAGGACGCGCTGGCGGAAAACCCGTTCGGCGTTCCCTATCTGGCCGTAAAGGGCCGGCGCGGAGGCTCCGCCATGGCGGCGGCTGCGGTCAACGCGCTCGCCGCCGGCCTGCCGGAGGAAGCTTAG